One Romeriopsis navalis LEGE 11480 genomic window carries:
- a CDS encoding Cof-type HAD-IIB family hydrolase: MPSTAPNDYDIRLLVVDIDGTIAGAANQVSDRVLQALKQVQTNGIPVALATGRMYSSALRFHKLVQSQLPVISYQGAWIQDPRMDLPHQHTPLPAPLAQALLQYFAQPHLQAEVSIHLYLDDQLYVQDMLADTKDYIERSGIPAILVEDLSSLLERSPTKLLAMSQNTDLIADALVDLKTRYSPDQMYLTTSVATFLEAAHPAVNKGAAVQHVAASILGITPAQVMAIGDNCNDLEMLQSVGLGIAMGDAPDIVKAAAKWVAPDVEADGAAVAIEKFLLTDKD; the protein is encoded by the coding sequence ATGCCATCGACAGCACCCAACGATTACGATATCCGTCTACTAGTTGTGGATATTGACGGCACGATCGCCGGCGCGGCCAATCAGGTTAGCGATCGCGTTCTTCAGGCCTTAAAGCAAGTTCAAACAAATGGTATCCCTGTTGCGCTAGCCACAGGCCGAATGTATTCCTCCGCCCTACGATTTCACAAACTGGTGCAGTCCCAACTACCCGTAATTTCCTACCAAGGTGCCTGGATTCAGGATCCTCGCATGGACTTACCCCACCAACATACGCCGCTTCCTGCCCCCTTAGCCCAAGCGTTATTGCAATACTTCGCACAACCCCACTTACAGGCAGAAGTCTCTATTCATCTGTATTTAGACGATCAGCTCTACGTCCAAGACATGCTGGCTGATACCAAGGATTATATTGAGCGTTCAGGAATTCCTGCGATTTTGGTTGAGGATCTCAGCAGTTTGCTGGAACGCAGTCCGACCAAGCTGTTAGCGATGAGTCAAAACACTGATTTGATCGCGGATGCCCTAGTGGATTTGAAGACCCGCTACAGCCCCGACCAAATGTATCTCACAACATCCGTTGCGACCTTTCTGGAAGCTGCCCACCCAGCGGTTAATAAGGGCGCGGCTGTGCAACATGTTGCGGCCTCAATTCTCGGCATTACGCCCGCCCAAGTCATGGCGATCGGCGATAATTGCAATGACCTCGAAATGCTGCAATCGGTTGGTCTCGGCATTGCCATGGGCGATGCGCCAGACATTGTAAAAGCCGCGGCAAAATGGGTTGCCCCGGATGTCGAAGCGGATGGTGCGGCAGTCGCGATTGAAAAGTTTCTACTGACAGACAAAGATTAA
- a CDS encoding Crp/Fnr family transcriptional regulator, with amino-acid sequence MYPASDAQDNARPFLTWQRIIDWAQEHYRCRTFNKDEKIPARPGLLYLVQRGSVRLVGTAQVNANATSRVARIAPEEAFLGFVGAGQPFEIVAQSPFTLQSYAHVDQTSVVWMYWNDLDNWPHFRREVLDAFRYQHQRKLLWLSTLGQRRTIDRLLGFLTLLIEEYGEPTEDGYCLPFPLTHAQIGSAIGSTRVTVTRLMGKLRQKGLIRTQGDNLLCLPAEIIEKRRNSAPEVGGEADSNVIANAS; translated from the coding sequence ATGTATCCAGCATCAGACGCCCAAGATAATGCCCGTCCATTTCTTACGTGGCAACGGATTATTGATTGGGCACAGGAGCACTACCGCTGCCGCACATTTAATAAAGATGAGAAGATTCCGGCTCGGCCCGGTCTGCTCTATTTAGTGCAGCGGGGGTCTGTCCGACTAGTCGGTACAGCCCAAGTTAACGCCAATGCAACTTCACGGGTGGCACGAATTGCCCCGGAAGAAGCATTTTTGGGTTTCGTTGGTGCAGGTCAGCCCTTCGAAATTGTGGCCCAGTCGCCATTCACCCTCCAAAGCTATGCCCACGTTGATCAGACGTCGGTGGTTTGGATGTATTGGAATGATTTGGACAACTGGCCGCACTTCCGCCGTGAAGTGTTGGATGCATTTCGCTATCAGCACCAGCGTAAGCTATTGTGGCTCAGCACGTTGGGGCAGCGTCGGACGATCGACCGATTGCTGGGTTTCTTAACATTGCTGATCGAAGAGTATGGTGAGCCAACGGAAGATGGCTATTGCTTACCCTTCCCACTGACCCATGCACAAATTGGTAGCGCGATCGGTTCCACCCGAGTGACTGTGACACGTCTGATGGGTAAATTGCGCCAGAAGGGATTGATTCGCACTCAGGGCGATAACCTGTTGTGTCTACCCGCCGAGATTATCGAGAAGCGTCGCAACTCTGCACCGGAAGTCGGTGGTGAGGCAGACTCGAATGTGATTGCTAACGCTTCATAA
- a CDS encoding DUF928 domain-containing protein: MPIFPVCRLLIALGLPVLFTTVTIAGMATPVSARSTVSRRTRRRRYVPRKRRRAPRRTEAGGTRGCSVNTQSANIQLLVPATNVAHTDRGRPTFSWHITNPDQASLPVRFTLIEPGVLKPLYQQTLQANQSGVMQVTLPKTAPTLKADRSYRWMVSWSCDLKRPSEQLHRRAWIERVETDATLNQTLKAAKTVPDQIIAYAQSGIWHEAIDLAANHRQNPQVNPLWQELLQDGKLPAIK, translated from the coding sequence ATGCCCATATTCCCTGTCTGTCGGTTGTTAATTGCTCTAGGTTTGCCTGTGCTATTTACAACTGTGACGATCGCTGGCATGGCTACGCCGGTGTCAGCGAGGTCCACGGTTTCTCGCCGCACAAGAAGGCGGCGCTATGTCCCACGTAAACGTCGTCGCGCCCCACGTCGAACCGAGGCGGGCGGTACACGCGGTTGTTCAGTCAATACTCAATCTGCCAATATTCAGCTTTTAGTTCCAGCCACGAACGTCGCTCATACCGATCGTGGTCGGCCGACTTTTTCCTGGCACATTACCAACCCGGATCAAGCGAGTTTGCCAGTACGATTCACCTTGATTGAACCCGGTGTCCTCAAGCCGCTCTATCAACAAACACTGCAAGCAAATCAAAGCGGTGTGATGCAGGTGACATTACCCAAAACTGCGCCAACCTTAAAAGCCGATCGATCGTACCGCTGGATGGTGAGCTGGAGCTGTGACCTGAAGCGACCTTCAGAACAGTTGCACCGCCGCGCTTGGATTGAACGTGTAGAAACCGACGCAACCCTCAATCAAACTCTCAAAGCGGCAAAAACTGTCCCGGATCAGATTATTGCCTATGCTCAATCTGGCATCTGGCATGAAGCGATCGATCTTGCGGCTAACCACCGCCAAAACCCTCAGGTGAATCCCCTGTGGCAAGAGTTGCTACAGGATGGCAAATTGCCAGCGATTAAATAG